From Streptomonospora salina, the proteins below share one genomic window:
- a CDS encoding glycerol-3-phosphate dehydrogenase/oxidase, translating into MTASRMGPDQRTEALAAMAGTELDVLVVGGGIVGAGVALDAVARGLTVGVIEARDYASGTSSRSSKLVHGGLRYLEQLDFELVREALVERGLMLHRLAPHLVRPVPFLYPLTKHWERPYVGAGVTLYDTLALSMGNDRGLPHHRHLTRGSALRVFPALRRDALVGAVQYWDAQVDDARYVLTVLRTAATYGAHVASRVQAVEFLREGEHVTGAQAQDLETGERFDIRAKQVVNAAGVWTDDIQEMVGGRGQIHVRASKGIHLVVPRDRIQGSSGLILRTEKSVLFVIPWGRHWIIGTTDTDWDLDKAHPAASRTDIDYVLDHVNAVLRVPLTRDDVEGVYAGLRPLLTGESDESSKLSREHTVAHPVPGLVLIAGGKYTTYRVMAKDAVDAVAHGLDGRIPESVTDRLPLAGAEGYAAMWNQRRKLANDSGLHRSRITHLLRRYGTMIDEILEMMEERPDLKEPLTGADDYLRAEVVYAAAYEGARHLNDVLARRTRISIETWDRGIAVSEEAARLMGGQLGWSEEHVQREVAYYRKRIEAERAAQEQDNDVEADAMQHGAPEIVPAAALGEGVG; encoded by the coding sequence ATGACTGCATCGCGGATGGGGCCCGATCAGCGGACCGAGGCATTGGCGGCCATGGCTGGGACCGAGTTGGACGTTCTGGTCGTCGGCGGAGGCATCGTCGGCGCCGGCGTCGCGCTGGACGCCGTCGCCCGCGGGCTCACCGTCGGAGTGATCGAAGCCCGCGACTACGCGTCGGGCACATCCAGCCGCTCCAGCAAGCTCGTCCACGGCGGTCTGCGGTATCTGGAGCAGTTGGACTTCGAGCTGGTGCGCGAGGCCCTGGTCGAGCGCGGCCTGATGCTGCACCGCCTCGCGCCGCACCTGGTGCGGCCGGTGCCGTTCCTCTACCCGCTGACCAAGCACTGGGAGCGCCCCTACGTCGGCGCCGGCGTCACGCTGTACGACACCCTCGCCCTGTCCATGGGCAACGACCGGGGCCTGCCGCACCACCGCCACCTCACGCGCGGCAGCGCGCTGCGGGTGTTCCCGGCGCTGCGCCGCGACGCGCTGGTCGGCGCGGTCCAGTACTGGGACGCCCAGGTCGACGATGCGCGCTATGTCCTGACGGTGCTGCGCACCGCCGCGACCTACGGCGCGCACGTGGCGTCGCGGGTCCAGGCGGTGGAATTCCTGCGCGAGGGCGAGCACGTCACCGGCGCCCAGGCCCAGGACCTGGAGACCGGGGAGCGGTTCGACATCCGCGCCAAGCAGGTCGTCAACGCGGCGGGCGTGTGGACCGACGATATCCAGGAGATGGTCGGCGGGCGCGGCCAGATCCACGTGCGCGCATCCAAGGGGATCCACCTGGTCGTGCCGCGCGACCGCATCCAGGGGTCTTCTGGACTCATCCTGCGCACGGAGAAGAGCGTGCTGTTCGTCATCCCGTGGGGGCGGCACTGGATCATCGGGACCACCGACACCGACTGGGACCTGGACAAGGCCCACCCGGCGGCCAGCAGGACCGATATCGACTACGTGCTCGACCACGTCAACGCGGTCCTGCGGGTTCCGCTGACCCGTGACGACGTCGAGGGCGTCTATGCCGGGCTGCGGCCGCTGCTGACCGGCGAGTCCGACGAGAGCTCCAAGCTCTCCCGCGAGCACACGGTCGCCCACCCCGTGCCGGGCCTGGTGCTGATCGCCGGCGGCAAGTACACCACCTACCGGGTCATGGCCAAGGACGCCGTCGACGCGGTGGCCCACGGGCTCGACGGCCGCATTCCGGAGTCGGTGACCGACCGGCTGCCGCTCGCCGGAGCGGAGGGGTATGCGGCCATGTGGAACCAGCGCCGCAAACTGGCGAACGACTCGGGGCTGCACCGTTCGCGGATCACCCACCTGCTGCGCCGCTACGGCACCATGATCGACGAGATCCTGGAGATGATGGAGGAGCGGCCCGACCTCAAGGAACCGCTGACCGGCGCCGACGACTACCTGCGCGCCGAGGTCGTCTACGCCGCCGCCTACGAGGGAGCCCGCCACCTCAACGACGTGCTGGCGCGGCGCACCCGGATCTCCATCGAGACCTGGGACCGCGGCATCGCGGTGTCGGAGGAGGCGGCGCGGCTGATGGGCGGGCAGCTGGGTTGGAGCGAGGAGCACGTCCAGCGCGAGGTCGCCTACTACCGCAAGCGCATCGAGGCCGAGCGCGCCGCCCAGGAGCAGGACAACGACGTCGAGGCCGACGCCATGCAGCACGGCGCCCCCGAGATCGTCCCCGCGGCGGCGCTCGGCGAGGGAGTGGGGTAG
- a CDS encoding 3' terminal RNA ribose 2'-O-methyltransferase Hen1, producing the protein MLLTITTTREPATDLGFLLHKHPDRVQGFTQSYGTAHVFYPESAAERCTAALLLEVDPQALLRTRGPGSGSAGFSLAQYVNDRPYAASSLFAVALGDVFRTALRGTCKARPELAAEPLPLTLHLPAVPCRGGQDRARRLFEPLGWEVDARPVPLDPALPDWGDSRYIGLTLTGRLRLCDALSHLYVLLPVLDGTKHYWVGRDEIDKLLRTAEGWLPGHPERAWITRRYLARSDRLVRTAITRLGELDDLAAADPADSAGPAEAAAVATEPDEEEPPQLDPPRAEPAPAASAEPAAIGVTGVTAATGAADADGTDAGAAAAQPREQAPSLAVQRAEAVHSVLRAEAVHSVLRAEGVRSVLDLGCGAGKLLSRLLEDPGFTVLAGADVSAATLQHAGRRLGLDRVPEHEQRRLTLFAASVVYGDPRFRGYDAAVLMEVVEHIDPGRLPAAAEAVFGRAAPGTVVVTTPNAEYNARYASLPEGAFRHTDHRFEWTRAEFRAWADGVADTYGYRVRHLPVGPETPDCGASTQMGVFAK; encoded by the coding sequence GTGCTGCTGACGATCACCACCACCCGCGAGCCCGCGACCGACCTCGGTTTCCTGCTGCACAAGCATCCTGACCGGGTCCAAGGGTTCACCCAGTCCTACGGCACGGCCCACGTCTTCTACCCCGAGTCCGCCGCCGAGCGCTGCACCGCAGCGCTGCTGCTGGAGGTGGACCCGCAGGCGCTGCTGCGCACCCGCGGACCCGGGTCGGGGTCCGCGGGCTTCTCGCTGGCGCAGTACGTCAACGACCGGCCCTACGCGGCCTCGTCGCTGTTCGCGGTCGCGCTGGGCGACGTCTTCCGCACCGCGCTGCGGGGAACGTGCAAGGCGCGCCCCGAACTCGCCGCCGAGCCGCTGCCGCTGACCCTGCACCTGCCCGCCGTGCCGTGCCGCGGCGGGCAGGACCGAGCGCGCCGCCTGTTCGAGCCGCTGGGCTGGGAGGTCGACGCCCGGCCCGTCCCGCTCGATCCGGCCCTGCCCGACTGGGGCGACTCCCGCTACATCGGGCTCACCCTCACCGGTCGGCTCCGGCTGTGTGACGCGCTGAGCCACCTGTATGTGCTGCTGCCGGTGCTGGACGGGACCAAGCACTACTGGGTCGGCCGGGACGAGATCGACAAGCTGCTGCGCACGGCCGAAGGGTGGCTGCCCGGCCACCCCGAGCGCGCCTGGATCACCCGGCGCTACCTCGCGCGGAGCGACCGGCTGGTGCGCACCGCGATCACGCGCCTGGGCGAGCTGGACGACCTCGCGGCCGCCGATCCCGCGGACTCCGCCGGCCCCGCGGAGGCGGCGGCCGTGGCGACCGAACCCGACGAGGAGGAGCCGCCGCAGCTCGACCCGCCGCGGGCCGAACCGGCTCCGGCCGCCTCCGCGGAGCCGGCCGCGATCGGCGTCACCGGCGTCACCGCCGCCACCGGTGCCGCCGACGCCGACGGCACGGACGCCGGTGCCGCCGCCGCGCAGCCGCGCGAGCAGGCGCCGTCCCTGGCCGTGCAGCGGGCCGAGGCGGTGCACTCGGTCCTGCGGGCCGAGGCGGTGCACTCGGTCCTGCGGGCCGAGGGCGTCCGCTCGGTGCTCGACCTCGGCTGCGGGGCCGGAAAGCTGCTGTCGCGGCTGCTGGAGGACCCCGGATTCACCGTCCTCGCCGGTGCCGACGTCTCCGCCGCCACCCTCCAGCACGCCGGCCGGCGGCTGGGCCTGGACCGCGTGCCCGAGCACGAGCAGCGGCGGCTGACGCTGTTCGCGGCCTCGGTCGTCTACGGCGACCCGCGGTTCCGCGGCTACGACGCCGCGGTGCTGATGGAGGTCGTCGAGCACATCGACCCGGGCCGGCTTCCCGCCGCCGCCGAGGCCGTGTTCGGCCGCGCAGCGCCGGGCACCGTCGTGGTCACCACCCCCAACGCCGAGTACAACGCCCGCTACGCGTCGCTGCCCGAGGGCGCGTTCCGCCACACCGACCACCGCTTCGAGTGGACCCGCGCCGAGTTCCGCGCCTGGGCCGACGGTGTCGCCGACACCTACGGCTACCGGGTGCGCCACCTGCCCGTCGGCCCCGAGACGCCCGACTGCGGGGCGTCGACCCAGATGGGAGTGTTCGCGAAGTGA
- a CDS encoding pyridoxamine 5'-phosphate oxidase family protein has product MSTDTESLTDRDIDFLRRPLHGFLSVAGGPLPPQPRPVWFEAADAGTIQLFTESESPKVRRLHRDPRASLIVAAPVGERERWVSVAGRVTMETDGAQDLCARLAPHYWDLQDPDRADDLAGVLATDLVRFVIHPQTVRRYTM; this is encoded by the coding sequence ATGAGCACCGACACCGAATCGCTGACCGACCGGGACATCGACTTCCTCCGGCGCCCTCTGCACGGGTTCCTGTCCGTGGCCGGCGGGCCGCTCCCGCCGCAGCCCCGGCCGGTGTGGTTCGAGGCGGCCGACGCGGGCACGATCCAGCTGTTCACGGAGTCGGAGTCGCCCAAGGTGCGGCGCCTGCACCGCGACCCGCGCGCCTCGCTCATCGTCGCCGCCCCGGTGGGGGAACGCGAGCGCTGGGTGTCGGTCGCCGGACGCGTCACGATGGAAACCGACGGGGCACAGGATCTGTGCGCCCGCCTGGCCCCGCACTACTGGGACCTGCAGGACCCGGACCGCGCCGACGACCTCGCCGGGGTGCTGGCCACAGACCTGGTCCGATTCGTCATCCACCCGCAGACCGTGCGCCGCTACACGATGTGA
- a CDS encoding AraC family transcriptional regulator, which yields MDVFSDLIRGVRANGSLFASSTLSAPWALHFVDGAPLTLSTVLTGSGWIVPEHRPPEPLRARETVVVRGPATFTFVDEVGTRAEPVACGEHCAAPEQGGTRHRRGWNDRHGGGHGATTLIVGAYPVRGEISRRLLDALPVVLRANGGGTADAVLDHLASEVAVDTPGQQVVLDRLLDWMLVCTLREWFDRPGGEPPAWWSAQRDPVVGGALRLLHAEPAAPWTVRALAERTGVSRSTLAKRFTDLVGEPPLTYLTRWRMTLAADLLVERESATIADIARTVGYSDPFGFSAAFKRVRGANPTAFRRSAAALAGEPSGAVPARTVPAGPNA from the coding sequence GTGGACGTATTCAGCGACCTGATCCGCGGGGTCCGGGCCAACGGCTCGTTGTTCGCCAGTTCGACCCTGTCCGCGCCCTGGGCCCTGCACTTCGTGGACGGCGCGCCGCTGACGCTGAGCACCGTCCTCACCGGGTCGGGCTGGATCGTGCCGGAGCACCGCCCGCCCGAGCCGCTTCGCGCCCGCGAGACGGTCGTCGTGCGCGGACCCGCGACGTTCACCTTCGTCGACGAGGTCGGCACCCGGGCGGAACCGGTCGCCTGCGGCGAGCACTGCGCGGCGCCCGAGCAGGGCGGGACCCGGCACCGGCGCGGCTGGAACGACCGCCACGGCGGCGGACACGGCGCGACGACTCTGATCGTCGGCGCCTATCCCGTTCGCGGTGAGATCAGCCGCCGACTGCTGGACGCGCTGCCCGTCGTGCTGCGCGCGAACGGCGGGGGCACGGCCGACGCCGTGCTGGACCACCTCGCGTCCGAGGTCGCCGTCGATACGCCGGGCCAGCAGGTGGTGCTCGACCGCCTGCTGGATTGGATGCTGGTCTGTACGCTGCGCGAATGGTTCGACCGGCCGGGCGGCGAGCCCCCGGCCTGGTGGTCCGCCCAGCGGGACCCGGTGGTCGGCGGCGCACTGCGCCTGCTGCACGCCGAACCGGCGGCACCGTGGACGGTCAGAGCGCTGGCCGAGCGCACCGGGGTTTCGCGTTCGACACTGGCCAAGCGGTTCACGGACCTGGTCGGCGAACCGCCGCTGACCTACCTCACCCGCTGGCGCATGACGCTCGCGGCAGACCTGCTGGTCGAGCGGGAGTCCGCGACCATCGCTGACATCGCCCGCACGGTCGGCTACTCCGACCCGTTCGGGTTCAGTGCTGCCTTCAAACGGGTCCGGGGCGCCAATCCGACCGCGTTCCGGCGCTCCGCGGCCGCCCTCGCTGGGGAGCCGAGCGGGGCTGTTCCGGCCCGCACCGTCCCTGCCGGGCCGAACGCCTGA